The following proteins are encoded in a genomic region of Burkholderia pyrrocinia:
- a CDS encoding mechanosensitive ion channel family protein encodes MENLQSRLLSHRLASVIRDFHQPVMIWQAAILVGALCFAWVAARFVHGRIDARRRAAGRAPGAGAQSLKRALFPLFGGVFAGVAQFAFDPFMSTSLLSLALVPLFGIGLIYVLFFFARRVFARDGHTHAWLSIVEKIVSTVVWAAMVLTVLGIQRDVLGWLDSVQFRVANAHLTLLSLISGALWVCVTLMVAMWLGSVLEDRLARASTLDGNLKVVLSRVGRALLVFAAILIGLSLVGIDVTVLGVFGGAVGVGLGFGLQKIASNYVSGFIILLDRSLRLGDAISVGGLQGVVTQIRTRYTVVRGLDGNETLIPNEKLITDVVQNQSSYLTRGYAKVAVQVAYTSDVEHALGLLADAAKGVPRVLAEPAPTPYLVSFGADGIDLELGFWIEDSAKGTSGVRSTVNRNIWRLFSEHGISIPFPQREVRVVGLPDGFPAAGAVAAHDPAAGNGAADGRAPAA; translated from the coding sequence ATGGAGAATCTGCAGAGCCGCCTGCTGTCGCACCGGCTGGCATCGGTGATTCGCGATTTCCACCAGCCGGTGATGATCTGGCAGGCGGCGATCCTCGTCGGCGCGCTGTGTTTCGCGTGGGTGGCCGCGCGCTTCGTGCACGGCCGGATCGATGCGCGCCGCCGGGCGGCCGGCCGCGCGCCCGGTGCGGGCGCACAAAGCCTGAAGCGCGCGTTGTTCCCGTTGTTCGGCGGCGTCTTCGCGGGTGTCGCGCAGTTCGCGTTCGACCCGTTCATGTCGACGTCGCTGCTGTCGCTCGCGCTTGTGCCGCTGTTCGGCATCGGGCTGATCTACGTGCTGTTCTTCTTCGCGCGGCGCGTGTTCGCCCGCGATGGCCACACGCATGCGTGGCTGTCGATCGTCGAGAAGATCGTGTCGACCGTCGTGTGGGCCGCGATGGTGCTGACCGTGCTCGGCATCCAGCGCGACGTGCTTGGCTGGCTCGACAGCGTGCAGTTCCGCGTCGCCAATGCGCACCTCACGCTGCTGTCGCTGATCTCCGGCGCGCTGTGGGTGTGCGTGACGCTGATGGTCGCGATGTGGCTCGGCTCGGTGCTCGAGGATCGCCTCGCGCGCGCGAGCACGCTCGACGGGAACCTGAAGGTCGTGCTGTCGCGGGTCGGCCGCGCGCTGCTCGTGTTCGCGGCGATCCTGATCGGGCTGTCGCTCGTCGGTATCGACGTGACGGTGCTCGGCGTGTTCGGCGGCGCGGTGGGCGTCGGCCTTGGTTTCGGGCTGCAGAAGATCGCAAGCAACTACGTGTCGGGCTTCATCATCCTGCTCGACCGCTCGCTGCGGCTCGGCGACGCGATCAGCGTCGGCGGGTTGCAAGGCGTCGTCACGCAGATCCGCACGCGTTATACGGTCGTGCGCGGCCTCGACGGCAACGAGACGCTGATCCCGAACGAGAAGCTGATCACCGACGTCGTGCAGAACCAGTCGTCGTACCTGACGCGCGGGTATGCGAAGGTCGCGGTGCAGGTCGCATACACGAGCGACGTCGAGCACGCGCTCGGGTTGCTCGCCGACGCCGCGAAGGGCGTGCCGCGGGTGCTGGCGGAGCCCGCACCGACTCCGTATCTCGTGAGTTTCGGCGCGGACGGGATCGACCTGGAGCTCGGCTTCTGGATCGAGGATTCGGCGAAAGGCACGTCGGGCGTGCGTTCGACCGTGAACCGCAACATCTGGCGGCTGTTCAGCGAGCACGGGATTTCGATTCCGTTTCCGCAGCGCGAAGTGCGCGTCGTCGGGTTGCCGGACGGCTTTCCCGCCGCCGGTGCCGTGGCCGCGCACGATCCGGCGGCCGGCAACGGCGCGGCGGACGGGCGCGCACCGGCTGCGTAG
- a CDS encoding RsmB/NOP family class I SAM-dependent RNA methyltransferase — translation MKLHGFLIGQTETLLAEVLKFAGPADATTSRFFRAHPKLGHAERGVIAEAVFAVLRRKMEFSHLAESGTGTPARRLTLLGLMQTMGRNALKPFVSAGEAAWLEHVSKIDPASLPVRIRTNLPEWIHQALATRFDADELAQLAAALNYPAPLDLRANALKASREQVVDALRASGIDAGATPFAPYGVRVVGKPALTKLPLFIEGQIEVQDEGSQLLCSLVAPRRGEMIVDFCAGAGGKTLALGAMMRSTGRLYAFDVSEKRLAKLKPRLARSGLSNVNPVLIDSEHDAKIKRLAGKIDRVLVDAPCSGLGTLRRNPDLKWRQSRTAIDELAPKQASILASAARLVKKGGRLVYATCSVLDAENESIVEQFLADHPEFVLVPAQKVLADQRIELEMGDYLSLWPHRHATDGFFAAVLERRAQ, via the coding sequence ATGAAGCTGCACGGATTCCTGATCGGCCAGACCGAGACTTTGCTGGCCGAGGTGCTGAAGTTCGCCGGCCCCGCCGACGCGACGACGAGCCGGTTCTTCCGCGCGCACCCGAAGCTCGGGCATGCCGAGCGCGGCGTGATCGCCGAGGCGGTGTTCGCGGTGCTGCGCCGGAAGATGGAGTTTTCGCATCTTGCCGAAAGCGGCACGGGCACGCCTGCGCGGCGTCTCACGCTGCTCGGCCTGATGCAGACGATGGGCCGCAACGCGCTGAAGCCGTTCGTGTCGGCCGGCGAGGCCGCGTGGCTCGAGCATGTGTCGAAGATCGATCCGGCGAGCCTGCCCGTGCGCATTCGCACCAACCTGCCCGAGTGGATCCACCAGGCGCTGGCGACCCGCTTCGATGCCGATGAACTCGCGCAGCTCGCTGCCGCGCTCAACTATCCGGCGCCGCTCGATCTGCGCGCGAACGCGCTCAAGGCGAGCCGCGAGCAGGTGGTCGACGCGCTGCGCGCGAGCGGGATCGACGCCGGCGCGACGCCGTTCGCGCCGTACGGCGTGCGCGTCGTCGGCAAGCCGGCGCTCACGAAGCTCCCGCTGTTCATCGAAGGCCAGATCGAGGTGCAGGACGAAGGCAGCCAGCTGCTGTGCTCGCTGGTCGCGCCGCGCCGCGGCGAGATGATCGTCGATTTCTGCGCGGGCGCGGGCGGCAAGACGCTCGCGCTCGGCGCGATGATGCGCTCGACCGGGCGCCTCTATGCGTTCGACGTGTCGGAAAAGCGCCTCGCGAAGCTCAAGCCGCGCCTCGCGCGCAGCGGGCTGTCGAACGTGAATCCCGTGCTGATCGACAGCGAGCACGATGCGAAGATCAAGCGGCTCGCCGGCAAGATCGACCGCGTGCTGGTCGACGCGCCGTGCAGCGGCCTCGGCACGCTGCGCCGCAATCCCGACCTGAAATGGCGCCAGTCGCGCACGGCGATCGACGAACTGGCGCCGAAGCAGGCGTCGATCCTCGCGAGCGCCGCGCGCCTCGTGAAGAAGGGCGGCCGGCTCGTCTACGCGACCTGCAGCGTGCTCGACGCGGAGAACGAGAGCATCGTCGAACAGTTTCTGGCCGACCACCCCGAGTTCGTGCTGGTGCCTGCGCAGAAGGTGCTGGCTGACCAGCGCATCGAGCTCGAGATGGGCGACTACCTGTCGCTGTGGCCGCATCGTCACGCGACCGACGGCTTCTTCGCCGCGGTGCTCGAACGGCGGGCGCAGTAA
- the purN gene encoding phosphoribosylglycinamide formyltransferase codes for MKKLVILISGRGSNMEAIVRACAQERWPAEVAAVIANRPDAAGLAFAASHGVATAVVDHRSFDGRDSFDAALAAEIDRFAPDLVVLAGFMRILTPAFVRQYEGRLLNVHPSLLPSFKGIHTHQQALDAGVALHGASVHFVIPELDSGAIVAQGAVPVRAGDDAAALAQRVLTVEHVLYPRAVRWFVEGRLRLENGRAVVAPEEARWIFADQPHTETSEGV; via the coding sequence ATGAAAAAACTCGTGATCCTGATTTCCGGTCGCGGCAGCAACATGGAGGCCATCGTACGCGCGTGCGCGCAGGAACGCTGGCCGGCCGAGGTTGCCGCCGTGATCGCCAACCGGCCCGATGCGGCCGGCCTGGCTTTTGCCGCGTCGCACGGGGTGGCGACGGCGGTGGTCGACCACCGGTCGTTCGACGGCCGCGACAGCTTCGATGCGGCGCTCGCCGCCGAAATCGACCGTTTCGCGCCCGATCTCGTCGTTCTCGCGGGCTTCATGCGCATTCTCACGCCGGCATTCGTCAGACAATATGAAGGCCGGCTGCTGAACGTCCATCCGTCGCTGCTGCCGAGCTTCAAGGGCATCCACACGCACCAGCAGGCGCTCGACGCGGGTGTCGCGCTGCATGGCGCGAGCGTGCACTTCGTCATCCCCGAGCTCGACAGCGGCGCGATCGTCGCGCAGGGCGCGGTGCCCGTGCGCGCGGGCGACGACGCGGCCGCGCTCGCGCAGCGCGTGCTGACGGTCGAGCATGTGCTGTATCCGCGCGCGGTGCGCTGGTTCGTCGAGGGGCGCTTGCGCCTCGAGAACGGCCGTGCAGTGGTGGCGCCGGAAGAGGCGCGCTGGATTTTCGCGGATCAACCGCATACCGAAACGAGTGAGGGCGTATGA